CCGAAGTCCACATCGGGTCGCATGTCTGCATCTCGCAAGGCGCCTACCTTTGCACTGGCAGCCACGATTGGAACAAGGAGAGTTTCGATCTCATAACCCGCCGGATCGTTCTCAACGACCATAGTTGGGTCGGTGCGAAATCCATTATCGCACCGGGAACTAAAATTGGTGACGGTGCCGTATTGGCAATGGCCGGATTGGCCAAAGGGGAATTGAAAAGCTGGACTGTATATGCAGGCAACCCTGCAAGCGCCGTGCGCTCACGACAAACATGAAAAGCACGGAAACACTTGTCTCTGGCAGCGGAATAATTGTGACGCCGAATTTGCCAAAAGGGGGCTTGGCATGCTGAAAATCTCTGTCGTCACCGCAGTGTTTAATCGAAACCGTACCATTGCTGAGGCACTGAATAGCACTGCCGCACAGAGCTACATCAATGTCGAACACATCATTCAAGATGGTGGATCGACCGATGGAACACTCGCAATTTTAGAGGAGAGGGTGGGCGACAGCCTCGTGTTGGACAGTGCGCCCGATAGTGGAATCTATGACGGGATCAACAAGGGCATTCAGCGCGCTACCGGTGATGTGATTGGGCTTATGCATTCGGATGACCTCTTTGCCGATCAGAGGGTCTTGTCTTGGGTGGCTGAGGCTTTCCGTGACCCCGACATAGACGGTGTATACGGGGATCTGGACTATGTCGCGGCCGATGACACCAGCACCATCATTCGCCGGTGGCGGTCTGGGACATACGCACCGGAGAAGCTCCGGCGCGGTTGGATGCCGCCGCATCCGACGCTTTATCTGCGTCGTGAGGTTTACGAGACTTGGGGGCTGTATGACGTCTCATACCAGATCGCAGCAGATTACGATGCGATGCTGCGCTTTCTTGTAAAGGGGAGCATCCGCTTG
This window of the Falsiruegeria litorea R37 genome carries:
- a CDS encoding WcaF family extracellular polysaccharide biosynthesis acetyltransferase — protein: MRLDTFSSADFDRSASRATEALWLLLSGLFVASWLPGSGWRVRLLRAFGARIGTGVVMKPSVQIKFPWRLTVGDHTWIGEGVWIDNLAEVHIGSHVCISQGAYLCTGSHDWNKESFDLITRRIVLNDHSWVGAKSIIAPGTKIGDGAVLAMAGLAKGELKSWTVYAGNPASAVRSRQT
- a CDS encoding glycosyltransferase family 2 protein, with the protein product MLKISVVTAVFNRNRTIAEALNSTAAQSYINVEHIIQDGGSTDGTLAILEERVGDSLVLDSAPDSGIYDGINKGIQRATGDVIGLMHSDDLFADQRVLSWVAEAFRDPDIDGVYGDLDYVAADDTSTIIRRWRSGTYAPEKLRRGWMPPHPTLYLRREVYETWGLYDVSYQIAADYDAMLRFLVKGSIRLAYVPKVFVKMRVGGESNKSLSKIFRKSREDYRAICTNGIGGVGTLAAKNFSKIPQFFIG